A section of the Pseudomonas tritici genome encodes:
- a CDS encoding S8 family peptidase — MASYELPHFRFEKFQSGRPYQRPQKDMSGLSSERGEGHGSRLREKFELAITAFSGQNGYFSSDICEGSPGLYLEVIFESGSVPSDLNWKTQNIRLSALRVSEDGGAIGALYVPIDAVDFLGEKLREYAEEKTPKGNAKNDSKFSSVNEFTLGNLETLWTDSRPFPAGLSKQLWWECWCIPTRVDQLRRICQTLKLRVSENHLSFPDTEVLLIYANTLEISLLTNNSDGVEELRGATDNPYFFTRLPPKDKFHWTSDLSGRIKPPAADSPSVCILDNGVNHAHPLLQPAISLEDCQSVNLDWGSDDHHGHGTNMAGAVLFGDLTYSLADQRSVNLNAKIESVKFLPPRGWERNSPSSYGVITQSAVSLAETRAPTRNRVYCMAVSNEHVSGIRPTTWSSSIDQICSGSMVGDFDDDGELGPRRLFILSAGNIPDSSNPEDVSDLYEFPIEDPAQAWNALAVGGFTDKVDLQSQPGYEDWHPVANVGDHSPYSRASIDWEHSKTPIKPEVVFEAGNKAISPDGRQIISGIPSLSILTTGKDFTNNPVEEFWATSSATAQAAGLAAAIMAHHPKLWPETIRALIIHSAQWTPVMLSRLKGKSKKDRVLLARHFGYGVPQLQRALASAQNDLALISETYIQPFIRDCDDNGREKGEPHFNEVHYYDLPWPKAELERLENSEVQLKITLSYFVEPSPGEMAQVVPARYQSFGLRFDLKRKSETEAAFRHRINKLERLEKNPPPAESDNNWTFGSKHVAAGSIHSDVWTGPAIDLAARDKIAIYPVAGWWRYRPHLGRCNSRSRYSLVVSISSTEEDVQLYTEIANLISLSVEPEVSISTDH, encoded by the coding sequence ATGGCGTCGTACGAGCTTCCGCATTTCCGATTTGAAAAATTCCAAAGTGGTCGTCCTTATCAACGCCCACAGAAGGACATGAGTGGCCTATCTTCAGAGCGCGGAGAGGGTCATGGGAGCCGTCTCAGGGAAAAATTCGAATTAGCAATAACTGCGTTTTCTGGGCAGAACGGGTATTTCAGTTCCGATATTTGTGAGGGCTCGCCTGGGTTGTACCTTGAAGTTATCTTTGAGTCGGGTAGCGTACCTTCAGACCTTAACTGGAAAACTCAAAACATTAGACTTTCCGCGCTAAGAGTTTCCGAGGATGGCGGCGCCATAGGTGCCTTATACGTCCCAATAGATGCAGTTGATTTCCTAGGTGAAAAACTAAGAGAATATGCGGAGGAAAAGACACCTAAAGGAAACGCAAAAAACGATAGCAAATTCTCATCAGTAAACGAATTTACCCTTGGAAATCTTGAAACTTTATGGACAGACTCGCGCCCCTTTCCAGCCGGGCTTTCTAAACAATTGTGGTGGGAGTGCTGGTGCATTCCTACAAGAGTCGACCAGCTACGTCGCATCTGTCAAACTCTCAAATTACGAGTAAGTGAAAACCATCTCAGCTTTCCAGACACAGAAGTACTACTTATTTACGCAAATACATTGGAAATATCACTTCTTACAAATAACTCTGATGGAGTTGAGGAGCTTAGAGGAGCTACTGACAACCCATATTTTTTTACTCGGTTACCTCCCAAAGATAAATTTCATTGGACCTCCGATCTCTCAGGACGCATTAAACCTCCAGCAGCTGACAGCCCTTCGGTCTGCATTCTCGATAACGGAGTAAATCACGCACATCCTCTTTTACAACCAGCGATCTCACTTGAGGATTGTCAGTCTGTTAATCTTGACTGGGGCAGCGATGATCACCATGGTCATGGGACCAACATGGCAGGAGCGGTGCTATTTGGGGATCTGACTTACTCGCTTGCGGACCAGAGAAGCGTTAACCTAAACGCAAAGATCGAGTCTGTTAAGTTTCTACCTCCACGAGGATGGGAGCGAAACAGTCCCTCAAGCTACGGAGTGATTACCCAGTCCGCAGTAAGCCTTGCTGAAACAAGAGCACCGACACGAAATCGCGTTTACTGTATGGCAGTATCCAACGAGCATGTTTCAGGTATAAGACCTACGACGTGGAGCTCTTCAATCGACCAAATTTGCTCCGGTTCTATGGTTGGCGATTTTGATGATGATGGAGAATTGGGACCTAGGCGCCTGTTCATTCTCTCGGCAGGAAACATTCCTGACTCTTCAAATCCTGAGGATGTATCAGATCTATACGAATTTCCAATTGAAGATCCCGCGCAAGCCTGGAATGCTTTAGCTGTAGGCGGATTCACAGACAAAGTAGATTTGCAAAGCCAACCCGGATATGAAGATTGGCACCCAGTAGCTAACGTTGGCGATCACAGCCCATATAGCCGTGCCTCAATTGACTGGGAGCACTCCAAAACGCCAATCAAACCGGAAGTAGTTTTTGAAGCGGGGAACAAAGCTATAAGTCCTGATGGACGACAAATAATTTCAGGCATACCTTCCCTATCTATCCTTACTACAGGAAAGGATTTTACTAATAATCCTGTGGAAGAGTTTTGGGCGACTAGCTCAGCTACTGCCCAAGCAGCGGGTCTGGCTGCTGCTATAATGGCCCATCATCCAAAACTCTGGCCGGAGACTATACGAGCGCTAATTATTCATAGTGCTCAATGGACTCCTGTAATGCTTAGCCGACTGAAGGGAAAGAGCAAAAAGGATCGTGTGTTACTCGCCAGGCACTTTGGATACGGCGTTCCACAATTGCAACGCGCCCTTGCCTCTGCGCAAAATGATCTAGCACTAATTTCCGAAACATATATACAACCTTTTATCAGGGATTGTGATGATAACGGTCGAGAAAAGGGTGAGCCACATTTCAACGAAGTCCATTATTACGATCTTCCCTGGCCAAAGGCTGAACTGGAGCGTTTAGAGAATAGTGAAGTTCAGCTTAAAATCACGTTATCTTACTTTGTAGAGCCGAGCCCAGGAGAGATGGCGCAAGTTGTTCCCGCCAGATATCAATCATTCGGTCTACGATTCGACCTAAAAAGAAAATCTGAGACTGAGGCAGCCTTCAGGCACCGTATAAATAAGCTGGAGCGCCTAGAGAAAAATCCTCCGCCTGCCGAATCAGACAATAATTGGACCTTTGGTTCAAAACATGTCGCTGCTGGATCGATACATAGCGACGTTTGGACTGGCCCAGCTATTGATTTAGCCGCACGAGACAAAATTGCTATATATCCCGTAGCTGGCTGGTGGCGTTATAGACCTCATTTAGGGAGGTGTAACAGTCGTAGTCGCTATAGCCTTGTAGTTTCGATTTCATCAACTGAAGAAGACGTACAACTATATACAGAGATTGCCAATCTAATATCCCTCTCCGTCGAACCAGAAGTATCTATTAGTACGGACCATTAA
- a CDS encoding PTS transporter subunit EIIB, giving the protein MFEKLQQAFWKALTPDLIAETVAPPGLLSADVLRALGGADNLKSQQRMALTRVRVQLQDAAKLDAQALKVAGVPGVMVLAGGVVHLLTGLNSA; this is encoded by the coding sequence ATGTTCGAGAAATTGCAGCAGGCGTTCTGGAAGGCCCTGACGCCGGATTTGATTGCCGAGACGGTAGCGCCGCCGGGTTTGTTGTCGGCTGATGTGCTGAGGGCATTGGGTGGCGCGGATAATCTCAAGTCGCAGCAGCGGATGGCACTGACGCGGGTGCGGGTGCAGTTGCAGGATGCGGCGAAGCTTGATGCGCAGGCGCTGAAGGTGGCGGGTGTGCCGGGCGTGATGGTGTTGGCCGGTGGGGTTGTGCACCTGCTCACTGGCCTGAACTCGGCCTAG
- the mltF gene encoding membrane-bound lytic murein transglycosylase MltF — MFSPTALRPRCAKWLIATGLFLMLSACVDKPSTLERIKEDGVLRVITRNSPATYFQDRNGETGFEYELVKRFADDLGVKLEIETADNLDDLFGQLGKPNGPVLAAAGLVSSEQRQTQVRFSHPYLEVTPQIIYRNGQSRPTNAADLVGKKIMVLKGSTHAEQLAALKKQNPAIEYEESDAVEVVDLLRMVDEGQIDLTLVDSNEVAMNQVYFPNVRVAFDLGNASNQSWAVAAGEDNSLLNEINSYLDKVEKNGTLQRLKDRYYGHVDVLGYVGAYTFAQHLQQRLPKYEKHFRAYAKEEKVDWRLLAAIGYQESLWQPAVTSKTGVRGLMMLTQNTAQAMGVSNRLDPKQSIMGGAKYLAKIKDELDDSIAEPDRTWFALAAYNVGTGHLEDARTLAKREGLNPNKWLDVKKMLPRLSQKQWYSKTRYGYARGGEPVHFVANIRRYYDILTWVTQPQLEGNQVVEGNLHVPGVDKTKPPEDNQPL; from the coding sequence ATGTTCTCCCCAACTGCTTTGCGCCCGCGATGCGCCAAATGGCTCATCGCAACCGGACTCTTCCTGATGCTCAGCGCCTGTGTTGATAAACCCAGCACGCTCGAGCGAATCAAGGAGGATGGCGTATTGCGGGTGATCACCCGAAACAGTCCGGCCACGTATTTCCAGGACCGCAACGGTGAAACCGGTTTCGAGTACGAACTGGTCAAGCGCTTTGCCGACGACCTGGGCGTGAAGCTGGAGATCGAGACCGCTGACAACCTCGATGACCTGTTCGGCCAACTGGGCAAGCCCAACGGCCCGGTCCTCGCGGCGGCCGGCCTGGTCAGCAGCGAACAGCGCCAGACGCAGGTGCGTTTCTCCCACCCTTATTTAGAAGTCACCCCGCAGATCATCTACCGCAATGGCCAGTCCCGCCCGACGAACGCGGCAGACCTGGTGGGCAAGAAGATCATGGTGCTCAAGGGCAGCACCCACGCCGAACAACTGGCGGCGCTCAAGAAACAGAACCCTGCGATTGAATACGAAGAGTCCGACGCCGTTGAAGTCGTCGACCTGCTGCGCATGGTGGACGAGGGGCAGATCGACCTGACCCTGGTGGACTCCAACGAAGTCGCCATGAACCAGGTGTACTTCCCCAACGTGCGCGTGGCCTTCGACCTGGGCAATGCCAGCAATCAGAGCTGGGCCGTGGCGGCGGGTGAAGACAACAGCTTGCTCAACGAGATCAACAGTTACCTGGACAAGGTCGAGAAGAACGGCACCCTGCAGCGTCTCAAAGACCGCTATTACGGGCATGTCGATGTACTCGGCTATGTGGGCGCCTACACCTTTGCCCAGCATCTGCAGCAGCGTTTACCCAAGTATGAGAAACACTTCCGGGCCTATGCCAAGGAAGAAAAGGTCGATTGGCGCCTGTTGGCAGCCATTGGCTATCAGGAATCGCTGTGGCAACCGGCCGTCACCTCCAAGACTGGCGTGCGCGGCCTGATGATGCTGACCCAGAACACCGCCCAGGCGATGGGCGTGTCCAACCGCCTGGACCCCAAGCAAAGCATCATGGGTGGCGCCAAGTACCTGGCCAAGATCAAGGATGAACTGGACGACAGCATCGCCGAGCCGGATCGCACCTGGTTCGCCCTCGCCGCCTACAACGTCGGCACCGGCCATCTGGAAGACGCACGCACGCTGGCCAAGCGCGAAGGTTTGAACCCGAACAAGTGGCTGGATGTGAAGAAGATGCTGCCGCGCCTGTCGCAGAAGCAGTGGTACAGCAAGACGCGCTATGGTTATGCGCGCGGCGGTGAGCCGGTGCATTTCGTGGCGAACATCCGGCGGTATTACGACATTCTTACCTGGGTGACCCAGCCGCAGCTGGAAGGCAACCAGGTGGTCGAAGGCAATTTGCATGTGCCGGGTGTGGACAAGACCAAGCCGCCGGAAGATAACCAGCCGTTGTAA
- a CDS encoding AAA family ATPase — MATAQQIIALLSSHNQGDEEQFLSIALQVAAAEARRGRKDVADELKTLVDTARKRSPAKAAQSLQNQKVAIPISKPRGDLENLLSVAYPKTQIQDLILDDPKRARLDRLIHQQRQRDKLRSHGLVPSSKLLLVGPPGSGKTLTASVLAGELRLPLFTIRLESVITRFMGETASKLRLIFDHIATVRAVYLFDEFDAIGGRRNADNDVGEMRRVLNSFLQFLEESNSTDSLVLATTNHPELLDKALFRRFDDIIEYALPNSDGIKAVLEMRMHAFLPKRISWAKIASAAAGLSQAELSQAAAEVIKDLVLHDAKNASIEQISNALQQRRTLKNTLSGLSSS; from the coding sequence ATGGCTACGGCCCAACAAATCATTGCTCTGCTAAGCAGCCATAATCAAGGTGACGAGGAGCAGTTCCTATCTATCGCTCTACAGGTTGCTGCTGCAGAGGCGCGCCGTGGACGAAAAGACGTCGCGGACGAGTTGAAAACACTTGTTGATACGGCTCGAAAGCGCAGCCCCGCTAAGGCTGCTCAGTCATTGCAAAACCAGAAGGTAGCGATTCCTATCTCCAAACCGAGAGGAGATCTGGAAAACTTACTGTCAGTAGCTTATCCCAAAACACAAATTCAGGATTTGATTCTGGATGATCCGAAACGAGCACGCCTCGACCGGCTTATACACCAGCAGCGTCAACGGGACAAACTTCGAAGTCACGGCTTAGTCCCCAGTTCAAAACTACTGCTAGTTGGGCCTCCGGGTTCAGGTAAAACGCTTACTGCATCCGTTTTAGCGGGAGAGTTACGGTTACCATTGTTCACTATCAGATTAGAGTCGGTAATCACCCGATTCATGGGTGAAACCGCGTCAAAGCTTCGGTTAATCTTCGATCATATTGCAACAGTGCGTGCCGTTTACTTATTTGACGAATTTGATGCCATCGGCGGTCGTCGAAATGCTGATAACGACGTCGGAGAGATGCGCAGAGTACTAAACTCTTTTCTACAGTTTCTAGAAGAGTCAAATAGCACTGATAGTTTAGTACTAGCAACAACCAATCACCCAGAGCTACTCGACAAAGCGCTATTTCGTAGATTTGATGACATTATCGAATATGCGCTACCCAACTCAGATGGTATTAAAGCAGTTCTCGAAATGCGTATGCACGCTTTTCTACCCAAAAGAATATCATGGGCAAAAATCGCATCCGCTGCAGCGGGGCTTAGTCAGGCTGAGTTAAGCCAAGCGGCAGCAGAAGTCATTAAAGACTTGGTTCTTCATGACGCTAAAAATGCGTCTATCGAACAAATATCGAACGCACTACAACAACGCCGCACACTTAAGAATACTTTGTCAGGCTTGAGCTCTAGCTAG
- the purL gene encoding phosphoribosylformylglycinamidine synthase — protein MLILRGAPALSAFRHSKLLEQLSQKVPAVTGLYAEFAHFADVTGVLAADEQQVLARLLKYGPSVPVQEPNGRLFLVLPRFGTISPWSSKASDIARNCGLEKIQRLERGIAFYVAGQFSDADAELIASSLHDRMTQIIVSQLEQAAGLFSHAEPKPLNAIDVLGGGRAALEKANTELGLALAEDEIDYLINAFNGLKRNPHDIELMMFAQANSEHCRHKIFNASWDIDGESQEKSLFGMIKNTYVMHSEGVLSAYKDNASVIVGSVAGRFFPDPETRQYGAVQEPVHILMKVETHNHPTAIAPFPGAATGSGGEIRDEGATGRGAKPKAGLTGFTVSNLQIPGFEQPWEVPYGKPERIVTALDIMIEGPLGGAAFNNEFGRPALTGYFRTFEQSITTPRGDEVRGYHKPIMLAGGMGNIREEHVKKGEILVGSKLIVLGGPAMLIGLGGGAASSMATGTSSADLDFASVQRENPEMERRCQEVIDRCWQLGDKNPISFIHDVGAGGLSNAFPELVNDGDRGGRFELRNIPNDEPGMAPHEIWSNESQERYVLAVGPEDFARFQAICERERCPFAVVGEATAEPQLTVTDSHFGNSPVDMPLEVLLGKAPRMHRSAVREAELGDDFDPSALELADSIERVLHHPAVASKSFLITIGDRTITGLVARDQMVGPWQVPVADVAVTATSFDVYTGEAMAMGERTPLALLDAPASGRMAIGETLTNIAASRIGKLSDIKLSANWMSAAGHPGEDARLYDTVKAVGMELCPELGITIPVGKDSMSMATRWNEDGTDKSVTSPLSLIVTGFAPVTDIRQTLTPQLRMDKGTTDLILIDLGRGQNRMGASILAQTHGKLGKHAPDVDDAEDLKAFFAVIQGLNADGHLLAYHDRSDGGLLTSVVEMAFAGHCGLNIVLDSVAEDASEINGILFNEELGAVIQVRQDATPDVLAQFSAAGLDDCVAVIGQPINNGEINISFNGDTVFAGQRRLLQRQWAETSFQIQRLRDNVECAEQEFDVILEEDNPGLSTKLSFDVNQDIAAPYIKKGIRPQVAVLREQGVNGQVEMAAAFDRAGFNAIDVHMSDILAGRVDLNEFKGLVACGGFSYGDVLGAGEGWAKSALFNSRARDAFQGFFERTDSFTLGVCNGCQMMSNLSELIPGSEFWPHFVRNRSEQFEARVAMVQVQESNSIFLQGMAGSRMPIAIAHGEGHAEFASEEALLEADLSGTVALRFVDNHGKVTETYPANPNGSPRGITGLTSRDGRVTIMMPHPERVFRAVQNSWRPEEWNEDGAWMRMFRNARVWVN, from the coding sequence ATGTTGATCCTGCGCGGCGCTCCTGCCCTTTCTGCCTTTCGCCACAGCAAACTCCTTGAGCAACTGAGCCAGAAGGTTCCAGCGGTTACAGGCCTGTATGCTGAATTTGCTCACTTCGCCGACGTTACCGGCGTGTTGGCCGCCGACGAACAGCAAGTGCTCGCACGCCTTCTGAAGTACGGCCCAAGCGTCCCCGTTCAAGAGCCTAATGGCCGCTTGTTCCTGGTACTGCCACGGTTTGGCACCATTTCGCCCTGGTCGAGCAAGGCCAGCGATATCGCCCGCAACTGTGGCCTTGAAAAAATCCAGCGTCTGGAGCGCGGTATCGCCTTCTACGTCGCGGGCCAGTTCAGCGATGCCGACGCCGAGTTGATCGCCAGCAGCCTGCACGACCGCATGACCCAGATCATCGTCAGCCAGCTGGAACAGGCTGCCGGCCTGTTCAGCCACGCCGAGCCCAAGCCGCTGAACGCGATTGACGTGCTGGGCGGCGGCCGCGCCGCCCTCGAGAAGGCCAACACCGAGTTGGGCCTGGCCCTGGCCGAAGACGAGATCGACTACCTGATCAACGCCTTCAACGGCTTGAAGCGCAACCCGCACGACATCGAACTGATGATGTTTGCCCAGGCCAACTCCGAGCACTGCCGTCACAAGATCTTCAACGCCAGTTGGGACATCGACGGCGAGAGCCAGGAAAAAAGCCTGTTCGGCATGATCAAGAACACCTACGTGATGCACAGCGAAGGCGTTCTGTCGGCTTATAAGGACAACGCCTCGGTCATCGTCGGCTCTGTTGCCGGCCGTTTCTTCCCGGACCCTGAGACCCGCCAGTACGGCGCGGTGCAGGAGCCGGTGCACATCCTGATGAAGGTTGAAACCCACAACCACCCGACCGCGATTGCCCCGTTCCCAGGCGCAGCCACCGGTTCCGGCGGCGAAATCCGCGACGAAGGTGCTACCGGCCGTGGCGCCAAGCCAAAGGCTGGCCTCACCGGTTTCACCGTGTCCAACCTGCAGATCCCCGGCTTCGAACAGCCGTGGGAAGTGCCGTACGGCAAGCCTGAGCGTATCGTCACCGCGCTGGACATCATGATCGAAGGCCCGCTGGGCGGCGCCGCGTTCAACAACGAATTCGGGCGTCCGGCGTTGACCGGTTATTTCCGTACCTTCGAACAGTCCATCACCACCCCGCGTGGCGATGAAGTGCGCGGCTACCACAAGCCAATCATGTTGGCCGGCGGCATGGGCAACATCCGTGAAGAACACGTCAAGAAAGGCGAGATCCTGGTCGGCTCCAAGCTGATCGTACTCGGCGGCCCGGCGATGTTGATCGGCCTGGGCGGCGGCGCCGCTTCCTCCATGGCCACCGGCACCAGCTCGGCGGACCTCGACTTCGCTTCGGTACAGCGCGAAAACCCAGAGATGGAGCGCCGCTGCCAGGAAGTCATCGACCGTTGCTGGCAGTTGGGTGACAAGAACCCGATCAGCTTCATCCACGACGTCGGCGCCGGCGGTTTGTCCAACGCCTTCCCGGAACTGGTCAACGATGGCGACCGCGGTGGCCGTTTCGAACTGCGCAACATTCCAAACGACGAGCCGGGCATGGCCCCGCACGAAATCTGGAGCAACGAATCCCAGGAACGCTACGTTCTGGCCGTTGGCCCTGAAGACTTCGCGCGCTTCCAGGCCATCTGCGAACGTGAGCGTTGCCCGTTTGCCGTGGTCGGCGAAGCCACGGCCGAGCCGCAACTGACTGTTACAGACAGCCACTTCGGCAACAGCCCGGTGGACATGCCACTCGAAGTGCTGCTGGGCAAAGCCCCGCGCATGCACCGTTCGGCCGTGCGTGAAGCCGAGCTGGGCGATGATTTCGACCCAAGCGCGCTGGAACTGGCCGATAGCATCGAACGCGTGCTACACCACCCGGCCGTGGCGAGCAAAAGCTTCCTGATCACCATCGGCGACCGCACCATCACCGGCCTGGTTGCTCGTGACCAAATGGTCGGCCCGTGGCAGGTTCCAGTGGCTGACGTTGCCGTCACCGCCACCAGCTTCGACGTCTACACCGGTGAAGCCATGGCCATGGGCGAGCGCACGCCGCTGGCCCTGCTGGACGCTCCGGCGTCGGGCCGCATGGCGATTGGTGAAACCCTCACCAACATCGCTGCTTCGCGCATCGGTAAATTGTCCGACATCAAATTGTCGGCCAACTGGATGTCCGCTGCCGGTCACCCAGGTGAAGATGCACGCCTGTACGACACGGTTAAAGCAGTCGGCATGGAACTGTGCCCGGAGCTGGGCATTACCATTCCGGTAGGCAAGGACTCCATGTCCATGGCCACCCGCTGGAACGAAGACGGCACCGACAAGAGCGTCACCTCGCCGCTGTCGCTGATCGTTACCGGTTTTGCACCGGTCACCGACATCCGCCAGACCCTGACCCCGCAACTGCGCATGGACAAGGGCACCACCGACCTGATCCTGATCGACCTGGGCCGTGGCCAGAACCGCATGGGCGCGTCGATCCTGGCACAGACCCATGGCAAGCTCGGCAAGCACGCGCCGGACGTCGACGACGCCGAAGACCTCAAAGCCTTCTTCGCCGTGATCCAGGGCCTGAATGCCGACGGCCACCTGCTGGCTTACCACGACCGTTCCGATGGCGGCTTGCTGACCAGCGTCGTGGAAATGGCTTTCGCCGGTCACTGCGGCCTGAACATCGTGCTCGACAGCGTTGCCGAGGATGCGTCTGAAATCAACGGCATCCTGTTCAACGAAGAGCTGGGCGCCGTGATCCAGGTGCGCCAGGACGCGACCCCGGACGTACTCGCCCAATTCAGCGCCGCCGGCCTGGACGACTGCGTGGCGGTGATCGGCCAGCCGATCAACAACGGCGAGATCAACATCTCTTTCAATGGCGACACCGTGTTTGCCGGCCAGCGCCGCTTGCTGCAACGCCAGTGGGCCGAGACCAGCTTCCAGATCCAGCGTCTGCGCGACAACGTTGAATGCGCCGAGCAGGAATTCGACGTGATCCTGGAAGAAGACAACCCTGGCCTGAGCACCAAGCTCAGCTTCGACGTCAACCAGGACATCGCCGCGCCTTACATCAAGAAAGGCATCCGCCCACAAGTTGCGGTACTGCGTGAGCAGGGCGTCAACGGCCAGGTGGAAATGGCGGCCGCGTTCGACCGCGCCGGCTTCAATGCGATCGACGTGCACATGAGCGACATCCTCGCCGGTCGCGTTGACCTCAATGAGTTCAAAGGCCTCGTCGCCTGCGGCGGTTTCTCCTACGGCGACGTGCTGGGTGCCGGTGAAGGCTGGGCCAAATCGGCCCTGTTCAACAGCCGTGCCCGCGACGCGTTCCAGGGCTTCTTCGAACGCACCGACAGCTTCACCCTGGGTGTGTGCAACGGTTGCCAGATGATGTCCAACCTCAGCGAACTGATCCCGGGCAGCGAGTTCTGGCCGCACTTTGTGCGCAACCGTTCCGAGCAGTTCGAAGCCCGTGTTGCCATGGTGCAGGTGCAGGAGTCCAACTCGATCTTCCTGCAAGGCATGGCCGGTTCGCGCATGCCAATCGCCATCGCACACGGTGAAGGCCATGCCGAGTTCGCCAGCGAAGAAGCCCTGCTCGAAGCCGACCTGTCCGGCACGGTGGCGCTGCGCTTCGTCGACAACCACGGCAAGGTCACCGAGACCTACCCGGCCAACCCGAACGGCTCGCCGCGCGGGATCACCGGTCTCACCAGCCGCGACGGTCGCGTCACCATCATGATGCCGCACCCGGAGCGTGTATTCCGCGCCGTGCAGAACTCGTGGCGCCCGGAAGAGTGGAACGAAGACGGCGCCTGGATGCGCATGTTCCGCAACGCGCGCGTGTGGGTGAACTAA
- a CDS encoding NGG1p interacting factor NIF3, translating into MYKLAFFVPDSHVETVKTAVFAAGGGRIGSYDSCAWQVLGQGQFRAMDGSQPFIGQVGQVEVVEEWKVELVVADELIVAVVAALKLSHPYETPAYEVWQLADF; encoded by the coding sequence GTGTACAAGCTCGCCTTCTTCGTGCCCGACAGCCATGTGGAGACGGTGAAAACCGCCGTCTTCGCCGCCGGCGGCGGACGCATCGGCAGCTACGACAGCTGCGCCTGGCAAGTGCTGGGCCAGGGCCAATTCCGCGCGATGGACGGCAGCCAGCCGTTTATTGGGCAGGTGGGCCAGGTTGAAGTGGTTGAGGAATGGAAGGTTGAGTTGGTGGTGGCGGATGAGTTGATTGTGGCTGTTGTGGCTGCACTCAAGCTTAGCCATCCGTATGAGACACCGGCGTATGAGGTGTGGCAGTTGGCGGATTTTTAA